A DNA window from Rossellomorea marisflavi contains the following coding sequences:
- the hfq gene encoding RNA chaperone Hfq, whose translation MKQSINIQDQFLNQLRKDGSPVTVFLLNGFQIRGQVKGFDNFTVLFETEGKQQLVYKHAISTFAPQRNVQLNFDEQNV comes from the coding sequence ATGAAACAATCCATTAATATTCAGGATCAATTCTTGAATCAACTGCGTAAAGATGGGTCACCAGTTACCGTTTTCCTATTGAATGGTTTCCAAATCCGAGGTCAGGTGAAGGGGTTTGATAATTTCACCGTGTTATTTGAAACGGAAGGGAAGCAACAGCTTGTTTATAAGCATGCCATTTCCACTTTTGCACCTCAGCGAAATGTTCAATTGAATTTCGATGAGCAAAACGTGTGA